One Brassica napus cultivar Da-Ae chromosome C2, Da-Ae, whole genome shotgun sequence DNA window includes the following coding sequences:
- the LOC106378443 gene encoding disease resistance protein RPS6-like: MIEVIANDVLGKLNLNPSKDFEDFVGIEDHMEKMSSLLCLESKEVKMIGIWGPSGIGKSIIARALESRLSRHFHGKVFIDMRFISKSKECYRKGNSDDINMKLHLQENFLSKILDKEGVKVDTLNAVREKLKRQKVLIFIDDLDDPVVLDALAGGDECFGPGSRIIAITKDMQILRAHRITCVYKVETPSKEIALQMLCRSAFRQDSPPDGFMEVASEVAMRLGGLPLGLNIIGSALRERDKTHWVNMLPALRKGLDGRIDEALSFSYKSLERKEYKALFRHLACLFNGDEVSYIKLMLADSELNVDMGLEVLVDKSLIRVVPFWNNTNIVEMHCLVQEMGKEIVRGQSDKPGEREFLMDSKDVCNVLKDRTGTEKLIGISMDLDEIDKVKIHEKAFKRMSNLRFLKFYKRSLQPKKEVRWQTPKTLNDFPDELKLLSWPGYPMECMPSNFCPEYLVELSMPNSKLKKLWKEVEELTYLKDMDLSGSKSLKKIPDLSTATNLETLNLHGCSSLVELPSSIQSLNKLTDLNMSGCTNLETLPNGANLKSLVRLVLNGCSQLKVFPDISSKIESIIANKTAFEIFPSKLRLENLVELRMEHSMSQRLWEGVQPLTSLTKIVLSGSQNLKEIPDLSLATSLETLNLNGCSSLVELTCSFIQNLNKLTTLEMTGCSSLETLPTGINLKSLYRLNLNECSQLKSFPDISDNISTLYLNQTAIEEVPRWIENFSKLESLEMWKCKNLATLPTGINLKSLYRLNLSGCPRLKSFPDISSNISNLYLNQTAIEEVPPWINNFSSLEALEMWECRQLRCISPNIFKLENLGEIFFSDCEQLSEVSFLDFPLEEAEDTSNTCTKLSLISFTNCINLNQENFIQQSASKYLILPGVEVPPYFTHRSAGSIFNIPLHHSSLSQQPVFNFKACVVVSDVDAVTEGTETADHHLCFIDIEVNCRFKDSHGNYSGSTESIDFSLPQEYDHLIIFDCPFRQNQDSGESNCEQVEIEFSLVSTGLRLIGCGLKRQ, translated from the exons ATGATTGAAGTAATAGCCAATGATGTTTTGGGTAAATTGAATTTAAATCCGTCTAAGGATTTCGAGGACTTTGTCGGGATCGAAGATCATATGGAAAAGATGAGTTCACTTTTGTGCTTGGAATCCAAGGAAGTGAAGATGATTGGGATATGGGGTCCTTCCGGAATTGGCAAGAGTATTATTGCAAGAGCACTAGAATCTCGACTCTCTCGTCACTTCCATGGTAAAGTTTTCATAGACATGCGTTTCATATCCAAGAGTAAGGAATGTTATCGCAAAGGTAACTCAGATGATATTAACATGAAGCTGCACTTGCAAGAAAACTTCCTTTCTAAGATATTAGATAAGGAAGGGGTAAAAGTAGATACCTTAAATGCCGTGAGAGAGAAGCTAAAGCGCCAAAAAGTTCTTATATTTATCGATGATTTGGATGATCCGGTGGTGTTAGATGCGTTGGCTGGTGGAGACGAATGTTTTGGTCCTGGGAGTAGGATAATTGCAATTACAAAAGATATGCAGATACTAAGGGCCCATCGGATTACATGTGTTTACAAGGTTGAAACCCCATCTAAAGAAATAGCGCTTCAGATGTTATGTCGATCTGCTTTCAGACAAGATTCTCCGCCTGATGGGTTCATGGAGGTTGCGTCTGAAGTTGCAATGCGTCTAGGTGGTCTTCCTTTGGGACTTAACATTATAGGTTCGGCCTTGAGGGAAAGGGACAAAACTCATTGGGTAAATATGTTGCCAGCTCTTCGGAAAGGTCTAGACGGAAGAATTGACGAAGCACTAAGCTTCAGCTACAAATCAttagaaagaaaagaatataaagCATTGTTTCGTCACCTCGCGTGTCTTTTTAACGGTGATGAAGTCAGTTACATCAAGTTGATGCTTGCAGATAGTGAGTTGAATGTTGACATGGGTCTTGAAGTTTTAGTTGATAAGTCCCTCATACGTGTGGTACCATTTTGGAATAATACGAACATCGTGGAGATGCACTGTTTAGTACAAGAAATGGGTAAAGAAATTGTTCGTGGACAATCTGACAAGCCTGGAGAACGAGAATTTCTAATGGATTCAAAGGATGTTTGCAATGTTCTTAAAGATCGTACC GGTACTGAAAAGCTTATAGGTATATCAATGGACTTAGATGAAATTGATAAGGTGAAGATACATGAGAAGGCTTTTAAAAGGATGAGTAATCTCCGTTTTCTAAAATTCTATAAAAGGTCATTGCAACCGAAGAAAGAAGTTAGATGGCAAACACCCAAAACACTCAATGATTTTCCGGATGAACTCAAGTTACTAAGTTGGCCAGGATATCCTATGGAATGCATGCCTTCTAATTTTTGTCCTGAATATTTGGTTGAACTCAGTATGCCTAACAGCAAGCTTAAAAAGCTATGGAAAGAAGTTGAG GAGCTTACATACCTGAAGGATATGGATTTGTCAGGATCTAAAAGCCTGAAAAAGATTCCAGATCTTTCAACGGCGACCAATCTTGAGACATTGAATCTTCATGGTTGTTCAAGCTTGGTGGAGCTTCCCTCTTCTATTCAAAGTCTCAATAAACTGACGGATTTGAACATGTCTGGATGCACAAATCTGGAGACACTTCCAAATGGAGCCAACCTGAAATCTCTAGTTCGCCTCGTTCTCAATGGTTGCTCACAGTTGAAGGTTTTCCCTGATATTTCGAGTAAAATAGAATCCATCATTGCAAACAAGACAGCTTTTGAAATTTTCCCTTCTAAATTGCGTCTTGAGAATCTTGTTGAACTTCGCATGGAGCACAGCATGAGTCAAAGGTTATGGGAGGGAGTTCAG CCTCTTACAAGCCTCACAAAGATAGTGTTGTCCGGATCACAAAACCTGAAAGAAATCCCAGATCTTTCACTGGCAACAAGTCTAGAGACACTAAATCTCAATGGTTGCTCTAGTTTGGTGGAGCTAACTTGTTCATTCATTCAGAATCTTAATAAACTAACCACCTTGGAAATGACAGGATGCTCAAGTCTAGAGACTCTACCAACTGGCATCAACTTGAAATCTCTCTACCGCCTCAACCTCAATGAATGCTCGCAGTTGAAGAGTTTCCCTGATATCTCAGATAACATCTCCACCCTCTATCTAAACCAAACGGCGATAGAAGAAGTTCCTCGATGGATCGAAAACTTCTCCAAACTTGAATCCTTGGAAATGTGGAAATGCAAAAATCTAGCGACTCTTCCAACTGGCATCAACCTAAAATCTCTCTATCGTCTCAATCTCAGTGGATGTCCACGGCTGAAAAGTTTTCCAGATATCTCAAGCAATATCTCCAATCTTTATCTTAACCAAACAGCGATTGAAGAAGTCCCTCCATGGATAAATAACTTTTCTAGCCTTGAAGCCCTGGAAATGTGGGAATGCAGACAGCTAAGATGCATCTCACCAAACATCTTCAAACTTGAAAATCTTGGCGAGATTTTCTTCTCGGACTGCGAGCAATTGTCTGAAGTTAGCTTTCTAGACTTTCCACTGGAGGAAGCAGAAGACACCAGTAATACTTGCACTAAGTTGTCATTGATAAGTTTCACCAACTGCATAAATTTGAATCAAGAAAACTTCATTCAACAATCAGCTTCCAAGTATCTGATCTTACCAGGTGTTGAAGTGCCCCCTTACTTTACGCACAGATCTGCTGGGAGCATCTTTAACATCCCTCTACATCATTCTTCTCTTTCTCAACAACCAGTCTTCAACTTCAAGGCTTGTGTCGTGGTTTCTGATGTCGATGCGGTTACTGAAGGAACAGAAACCGCCGACCATCATCTTTGCTTTATTGACATTGAGGTAAATTGCCGGTTTAAAGACAGCCACGGGAACTACTCTGGGTCAACAGAGTCAATAGATTTCTCCTTACCTCAAGAGTATGATCATCTGATTATATTTGACTGTCCTTTCCGTCAAAACCAAGACAGTGGTGAATCGAATTGCGAACAAGTTGAGATAGAGTTTAGTCTTGTTAGTACAGGGCTCAGACTAATAGGATGTGGTTTAAAACGCCAATGA